A DNA window from Armatimonadota bacterium contains the following coding sequences:
- a CDS encoding prepilin-type N-terminal cleavage/methylation domain-containing protein, producing the protein MKKAVTLIELLVVIAIIAILAAILFPVFAQARASAQQTANVSNLKQLGLAGMLYAGDYDDNLPANGGTWNGKTINAGSWYWIFTFSTYVKSRPANVAQTASGIYVSPLAGRVQKQYLDETGSNPRVSFAVQNGLAAEWGLTPTTNPANGRVALGFYATYAINEHICDENQSLSGWANPSQAYMILEATDTEIEGDELDELYSRTQDCTPGGPISSEYSKATRGGYSGGTTMVFLDSHVKWTKSVWGSTNQCAVSLVSNPDGTSGLAMNYKVPLGTTGGPSVRAKGWSPDNGE; encoded by the coding sequence ATGAAAAAAGCCGTTACACTCATCGAGTTACTCGTTGTCATCGCCATCATCGCTATCTTGGCGGCGATCCTGTTCCCAGTGTTTGCCCAAGCTCGCGCTTCGGCACAGCAAACTGCTAACGTCAGCAACTTGAAGCAGCTAGGTCTTGCCGGAATGCTCTATGCCGGTGACTATGACGACAACCTTCCCGCAAATGGCGGCACATGGAACGGCAAAACGATCAATGCAGGATCTTGGTATTGGATTTTCACCTTCTCGACGTACGTCAAATCGCGACCGGCAAATGTCGCTCAAACGGCTTCAGGAATCTACGTTTCGCCGTTGGCTGGCCGCGTGCAGAAGCAGTATCTGGACGAAACCGGAAGTAATCCACGCGTTTCCTTCGCGGTTCAAAATGGGCTCGCCGCAGAATGGGGTTTGACTCCCACTACCAACCCGGCAAACGGGCGGGTCGCGCTGGGGTTCTATGCCACCTACGCGATCAACGAACATATCTGCGACGAAAATCAGTCGCTTAGCGGATGGGCTAATCCTTCACAGGCTTACATGATTCTTGAGGCGACCGACACCGAAATCGAAGGAGACGAACTCGATGAACTTTACAGCCGCACCCAGGACTGTACTCCAGGCGGTCCGATCTCGTCGGAGTACTCGAAGGCGACACGCGGAGGATACTCCGGCGGTACCACAATGGTCTTCTTGGACAGCCATGTGAAATGGACGAAATCGGTTTGGGGCAGTACCAACCAATGCGCAGTATCCTTGGTCTCGAATCCTGACGGCACATCTGGCCTCGCGATGAATTACAAAGTGCCGCTTGGTACCACCGGCGGACCATCGGTTAGGGCCAAAGGCTGGTCGCCAGACAACGGTGAGTGA
- a CDS encoding DinB family protein, giving the protein MNTSTPQTQYGAGLGAWLDQQVHFYTRDLDALSDEQIFNSVGGKARTPFDFTTEVAMMMDWTTTMLSSNETPAFPDDATKKAIEEANKSKAALIELVKSSGAKLKEALANVSQERLDTIIDAPFGMTMPAAALANIFVNHLWYHDGQLNLIQAINGDAEMHWM; this is encoded by the coding sequence ATGAATACTTCAACACCTCAAACCCAATATGGTGCCGGTCTTGGTGCCTGGCTCGACCAACAAGTTCACTTCTACACACGCGATCTGGACGCCCTTTCCGACGAGCAAATCTTCAATTCGGTCGGCGGCAAGGCCCGAACCCCGTTCGATTTTACGACCGAAGTCGCCATGATGATGGACTGGACAACCACAATGTTGAGCTCAAACGAGACCCCAGCATTCCCTGACGACGCAACCAAGAAGGCGATCGAAGAAGCCAACAAGTCCAAGGCTGCCTTGATCGAACTCGTCAAGAGTTCGGGCGCAAAGCTCAAGGAAGCACTGGCAAACGTTTCGCAAGAGCGGCTCGACACCATTATCGACGCTCCGTTCGGCATGACGATGCCAGCAGCGGCACTGGCAAACATCTTCGTGAACCACCTCTGGTACCACGACGGCCAACTCAACCTCATCCAAGCAATCAACGGCGACGCCGAAATGCACTGGATGTAA
- a CDS encoding dienelactone hydrolase family protein, whose product MILNVTCLLLAGTYNPSTIPAGYEPKFVDRTLHDSKRDRDVPIRVYLPKSTSPQPLVIFSHGLGGSRENNGYLGRHLASRGYVVLFVQHPGSDESVWKDTPMRDRMRAMQAAANGQNLELRVDDVHFVLDQMTSLNKTDSQFKARIDLNHVGMSGHSFGAMTSQAVGGQNYPMIGQKWTDSRIDAAVMYSPSSPGLDAANSRAFSKVTIPWLLMTGTEDSSPIGGQTPESRTKVYPALPSGNKFEVVLFGAEHSAFSERGLPGDSRKRNPNHHKAILALTTAFWDAFLRNDPAAKSWLTGPSPRSIMEPKDTWKKK is encoded by the coding sequence ATGATCTTGAACGTCACTTGTCTTCTCTTAGCAGGGACCTATAATCCGAGCACGATTCCGGCGGGCTATGAACCGAAGTTCGTGGACCGAACACTACACGATTCCAAAAGAGATCGTGATGTTCCTATTCGGGTTTATCTACCGAAGTCCACTAGCCCCCAGCCATTGGTGATTTTTAGCCACGGGCTTGGCGGGTCCCGAGAAAACAACGGCTATTTGGGCAGGCATCTGGCTTCACGTGGTTATGTGGTGTTGTTTGTACAACATCCAGGAAGTGACGAATCGGTTTGGAAGGACACTCCAATGCGTGATCGAATGCGGGCCATGCAAGCTGCAGCAAACGGCCAGAACTTGGAGCTCCGGGTCGATGATGTCCATTTCGTGTTGGATCAGATGACGTCGCTGAACAAGACCGATTCTCAATTCAAAGCGCGAATCGATCTGAACCATGTTGGAATGTCCGGGCACAGCTTTGGCGCCATGACCTCCCAGGCAGTCGGCGGGCAAAACTATCCCATGATCGGTCAAAAGTGGACCGATTCCCGTATTGACGCCGCGGTGATGTACAGCCCAAGCTCGCCAGGACTAGACGCGGCAAACTCTCGCGCCTTCAGCAAGGTGACAATTCCGTGGTTGCTGATGACCGGCACCGAAGATTCTTCCCCCATTGGCGGCCAAACACCAGAATCCCGAACCAAAGTCTATCCGGCTCTACCAAGCGGCAATAAGTTCGAAGTCGTCCTGTTTGGTGCAGAGCACAGCGCGTTTAGCGAACGAGGTCTACCGGGAGACAGTAGAAAGCGAAATCCCAACCACCATAAGGCCATTCTTGCGTTAACCACTGCGTTTTGGGATGCCTTCCTGCGCAATGATCCAGCGGCCAAATCTTGGCTCACAGGGCCATCGCCTCGCTCGATCATGGAACCCAAAGACACCTGGAAGAAAAAGTGA
- a CDS encoding helix-turn-helix domain-containing protein: protein MSGELFPGQTEDARFTLEQLKCLASAARAEVFWNTSARLPRSISEIAESLGRSPSATAYHVAELVEAGLVIPVGERKKRSRTEKLYVVSSISILSTPAEESAEYRQALMQGYAAMLRLMLRERTEVTHAFQSSPELAESVTFRRNLARIPLKRAVTFRKRLSELINEFSENEVTASDLLFAMTVSLAPTLVESRRINGKIKKSKSDP from the coding sequence ATGAGTGGGGAGTTGTTTCCAGGGCAAACTGAAGATGCCAGGTTTACCCTCGAACAGTTGAAGTGTTTGGCTTCGGCTGCACGTGCTGAAGTGTTCTGGAATACTTCGGCGAGATTGCCTCGCTCGATCAGTGAGATCGCGGAATCGCTCGGGCGATCGCCGAGTGCCACGGCGTATCATGTCGCCGAACTGGTAGAAGCTGGATTGGTCATTCCGGTCGGCGAGCGAAAGAAGCGCTCCAGGACCGAAAAGCTGTACGTGGTTTCTAGCATTTCGATCCTTTCGACCCCTGCCGAAGAGAGCGCCGAATACCGCCAGGCGCTAATGCAGGGTTATGCTGCGATGCTACGATTGATGCTGCGGGAGCGGACAGAAGTCACGCATGCTTTCCAATCGAGCCCGGAGCTTGCAGAGAGTGTCACGTTTCGCCGGAATCTGGCCCGCATTCCGCTCAAAAGGGCGGTCACTTTTAGGAAGCGGCTCTCAGAGCTGATCAATGAATTCTCAGAAAATGAAGTTACGGCAAGTGACCTTCTTTTTGCGATGACGGTGAGCTTGGCACCCACTCTTGTCGAAAGCCGAAGAATCAACGGAAAGATAAAAAAGAGCAAATCTGATCCTTGA
- a CDS encoding RNA polymerase sigma factor: MVAGKIHNPNAVDIERLTLKHRDAVYRQMVRVCGNHDDAEDALADALLAAFSASHQLHDPTKFRAWIATIGKRVCAKKKIRERLKGAVSLELLQGAGFDPVDQSPEADEVSVQHQMQRCVKSAYEALPPIYQEVFRLRDIQGHSNQKVADELRISLPAVKSRLLRARSMLRKNLDSGFECSNLFESA; the protein is encoded by the coding sequence TTGGTTGCCGGTAAAATCCACAATCCGAACGCAGTGGATATTGAGCGACTCACCCTGAAGCATCGAGATGCGGTTTATCGGCAAATGGTACGCGTTTGCGGTAACCACGATGACGCGGAGGACGCTCTCGCGGATGCGTTGTTGGCCGCTTTCAGTGCCTCGCATCAATTGCACGATCCCACAAAATTCCGTGCCTGGATCGCTACAATCGGCAAACGTGTGTGCGCCAAGAAGAAGATTCGAGAGAGGCTTAAAGGAGCTGTTTCTTTAGAGTTACTCCAAGGTGCGGGGTTTGATCCTGTCGATCAATCTCCCGAAGCAGATGAAGTTTCTGTCCAGCATCAAATGCAACGTTGCGTCAAGTCGGCTTACGAGGCATTGCCACCGATTTATCAGGAAGTGTTTCGGCTTCGAGATATTCAAGGTCATTCAAACCAAAAGGTTGCAGACGAATTACGGATCTCCTTGCCCGCGGTGAAGTCGAGGCTCCTGCGCGCACGTTCAATGCTTCGCAAGAACCTTGATTCTGGCTTTGAGTGTTCGAATCTATTCGAAAGTGCCTAA
- a CDS encoding PEP-CTERM sorting domain-containing protein yields MKHIQLFSLGVVLLSGLPSLAGAQNLFLLSNGNTRSGVLDSSTMDWTESKFGVRFMRGAEDESLYINQIDIVGGVNFDENLNLFNDLDFGGYINGNYIQGNYTLGTELTGEMDINFDGLVRRNGVVSSDVATGMYDFTALIKGGSSSSALDTIGSIDFHLEVVPTITASLTGAVSPGTIGWGETTHVTAEFLNTGSRAIRTNTWYVSAFAKDANYSDPDNFLELVDFEGNWFNQVLLPGQSRNDGHSAWKSKPVNDPGEYIGRNGVIGGLYEGDSHGWRMTGDRVNVVPEPTSLIALAPGLLLMARRRKNK; encoded by the coding sequence ATGAAGCATATTCAATTATTCTCACTTGGTGTTGTGTTGTTGTCCGGGCTGCCTAGCCTTGCTGGCGCACAAAATCTCTTCTTGTTAAGTAACGGGAACACTCGAAGTGGCGTGCTGGATTCCAGCACCATGGACTGGACCGAGAGCAAGTTCGGCGTTCGATTTATGCGCGGAGCGGAAGACGAATCGTTGTACATTAACCAGATTGATATCGTCGGTGGCGTGAACTTCGACGAGAATCTCAACCTCTTCAACGATCTCGACTTTGGCGGCTATATCAATGGCAACTACATTCAAGGCAACTATACGCTCGGTACTGAACTCACCGGGGAAATGGACATCAATTTCGATGGATTGGTCCGCCGAAATGGCGTGGTGAGTTCGGACGTTGCAACGGGGATGTATGACTTCACCGCCCTGATCAAGGGTGGCAGTTCGTCCAGCGCGCTCGATACCATCGGTTCGATTGACTTCCATCTTGAAGTTGTCCCGACGATCACGGCTTCTTTGACAGGAGCGGTGAGCCCAGGAACGATTGGTTGGGGTGAAACAACTCACGTCACCGCAGAGTTTCTGAACACTGGTAGCAGGGCAATTCGAACCAACACTTGGTATGTTTCGGCATTTGCGAAAGACGCTAACTATTCCGATCCTGACAACTTCCTCGAATTGGTGGACTTTGAAGGGAACTGGTTCAACCAAGTGCTCTTGCCTGGGCAATCACGTAATGATGGCCACTCGGCATGGAAGTCTAAGCCGGTTAACGATCCGGGCGAATACATTGGACGCAACGGCGTCATCGGTGGTCTGTATGAAGGCGACTCGCACGGTTGGCGAATGACGGGCGACCGAGTGAACGTGGTTCCAGAACCGACCTCGCTGATCGCTCTTGCTCCAGGCTTGCTCCTAATGGCGCGCCGTCGCAAGAACAAGTAG
- a CDS encoding efflux RND transporter permease subunit, producing MKLGLSGRLASAFIQSKLTPLLIITALLLGLLAVVRTPREEEPQIIVPMADVILEMPGSTAKEVETKISSPVEKWIWEIPGVEYVYSTSSPGRGMIVVRFMVGQDQERAFVRLREKLNSHVTELPSGASQPLIQPRSIDDVPILAFTLHSKELGGYALRQLAVRLENEIKSVPNVSETAVIGGTKPTLKITLDPAKLASYHLDSSQVLGALRSANVQSRLGGITQGNQEIILQAGESYKSVEQVAACVVSASGDHSVRIRDVATVELGPEDPTQLVLFGRGRASHDGQPEAPQEAVTLSIAKRQGVNAMDVVHAAESKLETLKGNLIPSQVEITTTRNYGESSSEKSNELLLHMGIAVISVTILMAIALGFKESLVVLVAIPVTLGLTLLVFYLYGYTLNRITLFALIFSIGILVDDAIVVVENIVRHIRMPENHGQSLIKIAVTAVDEVGNPTILATFAVIAAILPMAMVGGLMGPYMRPIPVGASAAMIFSLLVAFAITPWAAVRILGKNHASKAHSEDEASDDRMTRLYRRIMTPLLQKRRARIMFFSVVGVLLLGSMGLIAIKAVTVKMLPFDNKNEFQIVVDMPMGTPLEETVRVSRELVSAIQNEPEITNTQIYAGTASPYNFNGLVRHYFFRAAPYQADIQVNLANKHERSAQSHDIVKRLRPILAEVAKANGARIKVAEVPPGPPVLQTLVAEVYGPDAETRLKLAEQVKNIFATTEGVADIDWYVDDDQRTMQLVIDEEKAARSGVSIAAAVAALQAATQGAHAGLYHDAESREEIPIRLRMPIEDRNNIANLLEVRVSSNSGSLVPLSELVTNKLVETDKAIYHKNLLPVVYVIGDVTGRQESPVYAILKMNKALKELNNGQGVKVMTASLPSDTTEPSVKWDGEWHITYEVFRDLGAAFAAVLILIYILVVAWFQDFKTPLVIMAPIPLTLVGILPGHAIMGAFFTATSMIGFIAGAGIIVRNSIILVDFIELRRSQGSSLEDAVIDAGAIRFRPMLLTAAAVIVGSFVILFDPIFQGLAIALMAGEIASTLLSRFAVPVLYYMSKSKLA from the coding sequence GTGAAACTAGGGCTTTCGGGCCGGCTTGCATCAGCATTCATTCAAAGCAAACTTACGCCGCTGCTGATCATTACTGCGCTACTACTTGGACTACTAGCAGTCGTACGAACTCCTAGAGAAGAAGAACCCCAAATCATCGTCCCTATGGCCGACGTGATTCTGGAAATGCCCGGATCAACGGCAAAGGAAGTCGAAACCAAAATCAGTTCACCAGTCGAAAAGTGGATTTGGGAGATACCTGGAGTCGAGTATGTCTACTCCACCAGCAGCCCTGGAAGGGGGATGATCGTTGTCCGATTCATGGTGGGACAAGACCAAGAACGTGCCTTCGTCCGATTACGAGAGAAGCTGAATAGCCATGTCACCGAACTCCCTAGCGGGGCTTCTCAACCCCTGATACAACCAAGATCAATTGATGACGTGCCGATTCTGGCGTTTACATTGCACAGCAAGGAACTCGGCGGATATGCATTGCGGCAACTTGCAGTTCGTCTCGAAAACGAAATCAAATCAGTTCCGAATGTTTCTGAAACTGCGGTAATCGGTGGTACCAAGCCAACGCTGAAAATTACTTTGGATCCGGCAAAACTTGCTTCGTATCATCTTGATTCCAGCCAGGTTTTGGGTGCGCTACGTTCTGCCAACGTTCAATCGAGGCTTGGCGGAATCACTCAAGGAAATCAGGAAATCATTCTTCAGGCCGGCGAGAGTTACAAGTCCGTCGAACAAGTTGCGGCCTGTGTTGTTTCGGCAAGTGGTGATCATTCGGTAAGAATCCGGGACGTCGCAACCGTTGAGCTTGGCCCGGAAGATCCAACCCAACTCGTCCTTTTTGGGCGTGGCCGAGCAAGTCACGATGGCCAACCCGAAGCTCCACAGGAAGCCGTGACATTGAGCATCGCCAAGCGACAAGGAGTCAACGCGATGGATGTAGTCCACGCGGCTGAATCCAAGTTGGAAACTCTCAAAGGCAATCTCATTCCCAGCCAAGTAGAAATCACCACCACTCGTAACTATGGCGAGAGTTCAAGTGAGAAATCCAACGAGCTTCTCCTGCACATGGGAATCGCGGTGATCTCCGTGACCATTCTCATGGCAATCGCTTTAGGATTCAAAGAGTCTCTAGTCGTTCTGGTTGCAATCCCGGTTACGCTTGGGTTGACTCTCCTTGTCTTCTATCTTTATGGCTACACGCTAAACCGAATCACTCTCTTCGCCCTCATCTTTTCGATTGGAATTTTGGTGGATGACGCGATCGTAGTGGTCGAGAACATCGTACGGCATATTCGCATGCCCGAAAATCACGGTCAATCCCTCATCAAGATTGCCGTCACCGCCGTGGATGAAGTCGGTAATCCCACAATTCTGGCAACGTTCGCCGTCATTGCAGCGATTTTGCCAATGGCAATGGTCGGCGGATTGATGGGGCCTTATATGCGCCCAATTCCTGTCGGTGCATCGGCAGCGATGATCTTCTCGCTCCTCGTCGCCTTCGCGATCACTCCTTGGGCAGCGGTGAGGATTCTCGGAAAGAACCATGCATCAAAGGCCCACTCAGAAGACGAAGCCAGCGACGATCGCATGACAAGGCTCTACCGCCGAATCATGACTCCATTGCTACAAAAGCGTCGAGCAAGAATCATGTTCTTCTCGGTTGTCGGCGTGCTCCTTCTCGGCTCGATGGGTTTGATTGCAATCAAGGCTGTAACGGTCAAAATGCTCCCGTTTGACAACAAGAACGAATTCCAAATTGTCGTGGATATGCCAATGGGCACTCCGCTTGAAGAGACGGTTCGTGTGAGCCGAGAACTGGTTTCGGCGATCCAAAACGAACCAGAAATCACGAACACTCAAATCTACGCTGGCACGGCGAGCCCATACAATTTCAACGGGCTCGTAAGACACTACTTTTTCCGTGCGGCACCCTATCAGGCAGATATCCAAGTCAACCTCGCAAATAAGCACGAACGGTCGGCGCAAAGCCACGATATCGTCAAGAGGTTGAGGCCGATTTTGGCAGAAGTCGCGAAAGCCAATGGAGCGCGAATCAAGGTTGCAGAAGTCCCACCTGGGCCACCTGTGTTACAAACGCTGGTCGCCGAAGTCTATGGCCCCGACGCAGAAACTCGCTTAAAGTTAGCCGAGCAAGTCAAGAACATCTTTGCAACGACGGAAGGCGTGGCCGATATCGACTGGTACGTCGACGATGACCAACGCACGATGCAACTTGTCATCGATGAGGAAAAAGCTGCGCGGTCAGGCGTTAGCATCGCGGCAGCAGTCGCTGCATTGCAAGCGGCTACACAAGGAGCACACGCTGGCCTGTACCACGACGCGGAATCACGGGAGGAAATCCCTATCAGATTGCGAATGCCAATCGAGGACCGCAACAACATTGCAAACCTCTTGGAAGTGCGTGTGAGCTCGAATTCAGGATCTCTCGTCCCATTGAGCGAATTGGTGACCAACAAGTTGGTCGAGACAGACAAAGCGATTTATCACAAAAACCTGTTGCCAGTGGTGTATGTGATCGGTGACGTTACCGGCCGACAAGAGAGCCCTGTGTACGCAATTCTCAAGATGAACAAAGCGCTCAAGGAGCTAAACAACGGCCAAGGCGTCAAAGTGATGACCGCTTCCCTGCCTTCCGACACCACAGAACCTTCGGTTAAATGGGACGGCGAATGGCACATCACTTACGAAGTTTTTCGTGACCTCGGCGCCGCGTTTGCCGCTGTTTTGATCTTGATTTACATTCTGGTCGTGGCTTGGTTCCAAGATTTCAAGACCCCGCTCGTGATCATGGCGCCCATTCCTCTAACACTGGTCGGCATTCTTCCAGGACACGCTATCATGGGTGCCTTCTTCACGGCAACATCCATGATCGGGTTTATCGCTGGCGCCGGGATCATTGTCCGCAACTCGATCATTCTGGTGGACTTTATCGAGCTCCGCCGAAGTCAAGGTTCCTCGCTCGAAGACGCCGTCATTGATGCTGGAGCAATCCGGTTTCGTCCGATGCTATTGACTGCTGCCGCGGTTATCGTAGGCTCGTTTGTGATCCTGTTCGACCCGATATTTCAAGGGCTCGCGATCGCACTGATGGCAGGTGAAATCGCATCGACTCTTCTTTCTCGATTCGCGGTCCCAGTCCTCTACTACATGTCGAAGAGCAAATTGGCTTAG
- a CDS encoding PEP-CTERM sorting domain-containing protein: MRNITLLGLACMAGFASAQSLTTLTTTGGTFAVNSGSFTSLATALGGSCNFTPTGSSDYAFRNMWAYRQAGETREYMTSGSGATFASTVDTFTMTVDRNFGNTGTNNLRFVLNYRLVSLTPTSPMLIATMSVQNIGTTAATLTLFNYNDYDVPGTSGDAISSSYTDANGIFARQSDSTITTNFVEHYAVGASAYRHGTLYSSIFNNTAVDNLNNTVTAGTGDFGTGFQWADRTLQVGESTSYTMYSSLNSAVPEPATMTALGLGVAALLRRRKKA, encoded by the coding sequence ATGAGGAATATTACTCTTTTAGGTTTGGCGTGCATGGCTGGATTTGCTTCGGCCCAATCGCTGACCACTTTGACAACCACAGGCGGAACATTCGCTGTGAACTCGGGAAGTTTTACTTCGCTTGCGACAGCTTTGGGCGGTAGCTGCAATTTCACACCGACCGGTAGTTCTGATTATGCCTTCCGAAACATGTGGGCCTATCGCCAAGCAGGCGAGACCCGCGAGTACATGACTTCTGGTTCGGGAGCAACTTTTGCGAGCACGGTTGACACGTTTACAATGACTGTCGATCGAAACTTCGGCAACACGGGTACCAACAACCTGCGGTTTGTCTTGAATTATCGATTGGTTTCGCTCACTCCAACGAGCCCAATGTTGATCGCGACCATGTCGGTCCAGAACATCGGCACTACAGCAGCGACATTGACGTTGTTCAACTACAACGACTACGACGTTCCTGGCACTTCGGGTGACGCTATCTCATCGAGCTACACAGATGCAAACGGGATATTCGCTCGCCAGAGCGATTCGACAATCACAACGAACTTTGTAGAGCACTACGCAGTTGGTGCTTCGGCTTATCGACACGGCACGCTCTATTCGTCGATTTTCAACAACACGGCTGTGGATAACCTGAACAACACGGTTACTGCTGGAACTGGTGACTTTGGTACCGGTTTCCAATGGGCAGATCGAACTTTGCAAGTTGGCGAAAGCACTTCGTACACGATGTACAGCTCGCTCAACTCTGCTGTGCCTGAGCCAGCCACTATGACTGCTCTCGGCCTCGGCGTTGCTGCATTGCTTCGACGACGAAAGAAAGCCTAA
- a CDS encoding efflux RND transporter periplasmic adaptor subunit — protein sequence MNTVQAEVLFVEESTRPVSVTYSGTIRAELNSTLYSKVMGKVESVSVNVGDRVTRGQRLLSIDSRELSSAVQMADANIAASRAGENSAKSAAAMESATSKARIAQAESAVQQAKAALVAAEAQRDLAKNGPRPQEITQAELAVSQAESQHRLAQEDLDRARRLESDGIIPRKDLDAAQTRFDVTKAQLDSARKSLEMAVEGTRKEQLRTAEQGVAVARANVKRAEAALVEAKAAAMMVSVRQREVESARAQVQQSSAAASAARVSLGYATISAPFDGVITSRTADPGLLTGPSVPLLVMEGGELRLEVSIPENDIGRLSIGDAATITIDGKSGKSWIGHLKELSPQGDSQSHTFIAKFGIASPEDLRSGTFGRANVATGDPVRSIWVKSDQIIAREGLKYVFTVAKDDTARLTLVTTGTTSGDFTQIRSGIKAGDRMIASNTSAVKDGDKVQAVTQ from the coding sequence GTGAACACTGTTCAGGCTGAAGTTCTTTTTGTTGAGGAATCCACTCGGCCTGTGTCCGTGACATATTCGGGCACGATCCGCGCCGAATTGAATTCCACTTTGTACAGCAAGGTCATGGGAAAAGTCGAGTCGGTTAGCGTGAATGTCGGCGACCGTGTGACGCGCGGACAACGGCTCTTGAGCATTGATTCCCGGGAGTTGTCTTCCGCGGTCCAGATGGCAGACGCCAACATCGCGGCTTCTCGCGCCGGTGAAAATAGCGCAAAATCCGCCGCTGCAATGGAATCTGCGACTTCTAAGGCGCGGATCGCACAGGCAGAATCTGCAGTTCAACAAGCCAAGGCTGCTCTTGTCGCCGCCGAAGCTCAGCGCGATTTGGCCAAAAACGGTCCAAGGCCTCAAGAAATCACTCAAGCAGAACTCGCCGTCAGTCAAGCGGAATCACAGCATCGCCTCGCACAAGAAGACCTTGATCGTGCGAGGAGGCTGGAATCAGATGGAATCATCCCGCGCAAAGACTTGGATGCTGCGCAGACTCGTTTTGATGTCACAAAAGCGCAACTGGACTCCGCAAGAAAGTCTCTTGAAATGGCAGTCGAAGGCACGCGTAAAGAACAATTGCGAACAGCCGAACAAGGCGTTGCCGTGGCCCGTGCCAATGTGAAGCGAGCCGAGGCGGCTCTGGTGGAAGCCAAGGCAGCCGCAATGATGGTCAGCGTTCGTCAACGAGAAGTCGAATCGGCAAGAGCGCAAGTTCAACAATCTTCTGCCGCGGCCTCCGCAGCTAGAGTCAGCCTCGGTTATGCCACCATTTCTGCCCCATTTGATGGAGTGATTACTTCCAGAACTGCTGATCCAGGACTCCTGACAGGTCCATCAGTCCCGCTCCTCGTGATGGAAGGTGGCGAATTGCGACTAGAAGTCAGCATCCCCGAGAATGATATCGGTCGCCTCTCGATCGGCGATGCAGCGACGATTACTATTGACGGTAAGTCTGGAAAAAGCTGGATCGGCCATTTGAAAGAACTCAGCCCGCAAGGCGACTCGCAATCGCATACTTTCATCGCGAAATTCGGCATCGCCTCTCCGGAAGATCTTCGATCAGGAACATTCGGCCGAGCAAACGTCGCGACGGGCGATCCTGTCAGATCAATTTGGGTTAAGTCTGATCAGATCATCGCTCGAGAAGGCCTGAAATATGTGTTCACAGTGGCCAAGGATGATACTGCCAGGCTCACTTTGGTAACCACAGGCACGACTTCCGGCGACTTTACTCAAATTCGATCCGGAATCAAAGCGGGCGACCGAATGATTGCATCGAACACCAGCGCTGTGAAAGATGGCGACAAAGTCCAGGCGGTTACACAGTGA
- a CDS encoding PEP-CTERM sorting domain-containing protein, whose protein sequence is MKSTLIFSALIGVIASANAVTFTQWNFNNTDNSGTTGTLATSIGVGSAALIGGTTGTFASGNSNGGSTDPETSVDDTAWNISTWAAQGAGSGTRGVQFNTSTVGYSSVIVTWDQRHSNTSTRFTQFQYSIDGTTFTSAGLLNDGIFEGNAGDTWFNNRSVDLSSIAGVAGNANFAFRVVSVFAPSTTAYATASPTGSYSTSGTLRFDMVTVGGTVVPEPTTIAVLGLGVAALARRRKIAR, encoded by the coding sequence ATGAAATCAACACTTATCTTTTCCGCGCTGATTGGGGTTATTGCTTCAGCAAACGCGGTTACGTTCACTCAGTGGAACTTTAACAACACGGACAATAGCGGTACAACAGGAACCCTCGCAACCAGCATCGGAGTCGGTTCAGCGGCTCTCATTGGCGGAACCACCGGTACGTTCGCTTCGGGCAACTCAAACGGCGGCTCGACCGACCCAGAAACCAGCGTGGATGACACTGCTTGGAACATTTCAACCTGGGCGGCTCAAGGCGCAGGTTCTGGCACCCGTGGCGTTCAGTTCAACACTTCGACCGTGGGCTATAGCAGCGTCATCGTCACTTGGGACCAACGCCACAGCAACACTTCGACCCGATTCACCCAATTTCAATATTCTATCGATGGAACTACGTTCACGTCGGCAGGGCTTTTGAACGATGGCATCTTCGAAGGTAACGCCGGCGATACTTGGTTCAACAACCGATCCGTCGACCTCTCGTCCATCGCTGGAGTTGCAGGCAATGCAAACTTCGCCTTCCGAGTGGTTTCAGTGTTCGCTCCGTCGACTACTGCATATGCGACAGCTAGCCCTACTGGCAGCTACTCCACAAGCGGAACTCTTCGATTCGACATGGTGACTGTCGGTGGAACCGTAGTTCCTGAGCCAACAACCATCGCCGTTCTCGGCCTGGGTGTTGCCGCCCTCGCTCGACGACGAAAAATTGCTCGCTAA